One Pirellulales bacterium genomic region harbors:
- a CDS encoding DUF4254 domain-containing protein, with product MIDVAQITALHRNMVQMWHAQEPFNPCRDLLYVICEQHKYNFLLWHEEDIARSPEVGDSRIAAVKRAIDRLNQQRNDATERIDDHLKRAVEVRGVVIQGDARWNSETPGSVIDRLSILALRIYHMEEQAERQDAGADHIERSRQKLSILQTQHEDLATALGELLADIFAGRKRLKVYRQFKMYNDPALNPHLYAPRKAG from the coding sequence ATGATCGACGTTGCTCAAATCACCGCGCTGCATCGCAATATGGTGCAGATGTGGCATGCCCAAGAGCCCTTCAATCCGTGCCGCGATCTACTCTACGTGATTTGCGAGCAGCACAAGTACAACTTCCTCCTGTGGCATGAAGAAGACATCGCCCGCAGCCCCGAAGTGGGCGACAGCCGGATCGCCGCCGTCAAGCGGGCCATCGACCGGCTGAATCAGCAGCGCAACGACGCCACCGAGCGGATCGACGATCATTTGAAGCGGGCCGTCGAAGTGCGCGGCGTCGTGATCCAGGGCGATGCCCGCTGGAATTCTGAAACGCCGGGGAGCGTGATCGATCGGCTATCGATCCTGGCCCTGCGAATCTACCACATGGAAGAGCAAGCCGAACGGCAGGACGCCGGGGCAGACCACATCGAGCGTTCGCGGCAAAAACTCTCGATCCTCCAGACGCAGCACGAAGATCTGGCGACCGCGCTGGGCGAATTGCTCGCCGACATCTTCGCGGGGCGCAAGCGTTTGAAAGTCTACCGCCAGTTCAAAATGTATAACGACCCGGCGCTGAACCCGCATCTTTACGCCCCACGCAAGGCCGGCTGA